GCGTCTACCGACAGCTCGATGACGATGCGGACGGTCCGCAATCCCGCCTGCGCGATCGCGGCGCGGCGAAGCGTGCCGTCCTCGATCTCCAGCTCGCGCTCCTCGGCGGCGATCTCGGCGTCGGCGAAGTCGACCACGACACGCGGCGGCGAGAGCAGCTTCATGGTGGTGAACGAAAGCGGGCGATCGCCGTCGATTTCGACGGAGCTCGCGCGGTCGTCGCCGTGTGCGCGGATGCCCAAGACCCGGCCCTGCTCTTCAGCGGCCGCGCCCAACGCCAGCGCCAGCGCGCCGCACGCGAGAGTGAAGGTTTTCCGTCTCACGCACCTGGAACGCTAACACGCGGTCAGGACTCACCCAAAAGACCGACAGGCCCGAGGCGCGAGCGCCGCGCAGCGTATTCCACCAGGTCCTTCACGTCCGCACAGATCTGGTGGATGTCGGTGCCCATGGTGAGCTCGAGGTGGCTGTTCTCCTTCACCGGGCGCCAGAGCAGGTATTCGCTGCGCGCCGCGCGATAGATGCCGTGCGTGCTGCTGGCAGAGGCGATCTTGTCGAGGTCGCCGAAGAAGATTGCCATCGGGATCGAGATGTCGCGGAAGTGCGCCTTGTAGTCGTAGCCGGTGCGGTAGCACTTCATCTCGTCGTTGCGGATCCAGCGGGCGAACTGCTCCATCACCCGCCGCGGCTCCTTCTCGCCGCCCTGCGAGAGCAGCCAGCGGAAGTCCTCGGCGGTGACGCGGCTCGGGTTGAGCAGCGAGCCGATGTAGCGCGAGATCAGCTCGTACCGGCGGAGATTGTTCTCGGTGGCGGCGCGCGCGAGCGTGCGGAGGAAGGCGTCCACCGGGACGTGGTTGAACTGGATGGGCTTGAATTCGCTCTGCGGGTCGGCCAGCAGATTCGCGGCGCGGGCGAGGAACCGCACCTTGCGCAGCATGGCGGCGGCGCTATGCCGCGTCCGTCCGGCCACGCTGGCCGCGCGGCAGGCGGCGTCGAGAAGTGGACCCATCAGCGCCGGCCCGAACAGCGCCGCGGCGCGCAGGCCGAGGAACCCGCGGCCGATGTCGCTCGGCGCCCCGATGGCCACGAGTCCCGCGAGATCGTCGTGGCAGCCCGCGTAGCCGTACCCCAGCATGCCGCCCATGCTGGCGCCGAGGTAGAAGATCCGGGAACGGCCAGTCACCTTCTTCACCGCCGCGACGGCTGCCGGAACGTCGTAAAGGAAATAGCT
Above is a genomic segment from Deltaproteobacteria bacterium containing:
- a CDS encoding alpha/beta hydrolase is translated as MRRLDVQFPPAQSDLDRIAFKSLYSKEIYDAPTDDGWVLQISRYKPVSQPWDQPIFGQPMLLVPGWSQNRHAFTCGDFVKQLLAYGADIHIVELRGHGLSNRELQRKRGLQPRDLDWDWDIDSYFLYDVPAAVAAVKKVTGRSRIFYLGASMGGMLGYGYAGCHDDLAGLVAIGAPSDIGRGFLGLRAAALFGPALMGPLLDAACRAASVAGRTRHSAAAMLRKVRFLARAANLLADPQSEFKPIQFNHVPVDAFLRTLARAATENNLRRYELISRYIGSLLNPSRVTAEDFRWLLSQGGEKEPRRVMEQFARWIRNDEMKCYRTGYDYKAHFRDISIPMAIFFGDLDKIASASSTHGIYRAARSEYLLWRPVKENSHLELTMGTDIHQICADVKDLVEYAARRSRLGPVGLLGES